A genomic window from Oceanobacillus timonensis includes:
- the mutS gene encoding DNA mismatch repair protein MutS, which yields MSKITPMMQQYIDIKSQYKDAFLFYRLGDFYELFYDDAIKAAQELEITLTKRAGGDDPIPMCGVPYHSAENYIKTLIEKGYKVAICEQVEDPKTAKGVVKREVVQMITPGTVMESNMLVEGENNYIGSLSHFDDGSFVIAYNDLSTGENRLALMEDGWDSVIHEFYHQPVKEIVISSTLPEEMQTQLQDRLQVTVSYQDEVNFNAEFRDLSDNLNDERLMKAFSRLLNYIQSTQKRSLDHLQPAEVIELKQYMSLDMYSKRNLELTETIMKKSKRGSLLWVLDKTVTAMGARMLKKWLERPLLNQVTINRRLEVVETFLNAFMERENIRENLKSVYDLERLSGRIAFGNVNARDLVQLKQSLQKIPEIKEALGELQTAEVDKLADALIYPEDTVELLENSLVEDPPLSVKEGALIKEGYHEELDKYRDASKNGKQWIASLEQKEREQTGIKSLKIGYNRVFGYYIEVTRPNLHLLKDDRYERKQTLTNAERFITPELKEKETLILEADEKSVELEYDLFIEIREQIKQEIPLIQQLAQIISEIDVLQGFATVSEENNYKRPTFEKGVFAVEGGRHPVVEQVMKNGTFVPNDVHLDHHDQMLLITGPNMSGKSTYMRQVALIAIMGQTGCFIPAESGVLPVFDQIFTRIGAADDLVSGQSTFMVEMLEARHALRNATADSLILLDEIGRGTSTYDGMALAQAIVEYIHHHIHAKTLFSTHYHELTALEDTLEHLKNIHVRAEEHEGNVVFLHQIKEGAADQSYGIHVAKLADLPDELISRASVILEGFENNGVKEGTQEESKETAVTIEPEDAQSDQLSFFVEEDNKPRKPEKFNHKESKTLEELQNLNILEMNPLEAMNELYRLQKKLK from the coding sequence ATGAGTAAAATAACACCAATGATGCAGCAATACATAGACATAAAATCACAATACAAGGATGCTTTTTTATTTTACAGGCTCGGAGATTTTTATGAGTTGTTTTATGATGATGCCATAAAGGCAGCGCAGGAATTAGAAATCACTTTAACGAAGCGGGCTGGCGGCGATGACCCGATTCCCATGTGTGGTGTGCCTTATCATTCTGCGGAAAATTATATTAAAACATTAATCGAAAAAGGTTATAAGGTAGCCATCTGTGAGCAGGTTGAAGATCCCAAGACTGCTAAAGGGGTCGTCAAACGGGAAGTTGTTCAAATGATCACGCCGGGAACAGTGATGGAAAGTAATATGCTTGTAGAAGGGGAAAATAATTATATTGGCAGCTTATCCCATTTTGATGATGGCTCGTTTGTAATTGCGTATAATGATTTATCTACCGGGGAGAATCGCCTTGCGTTAATGGAAGATGGCTGGGACAGTGTGATTCATGAATTTTATCACCAGCCGGTAAAGGAAATTGTTATTTCATCCACGCTGCCTGAAGAAATGCAAACACAGCTGCAGGACAGATTGCAGGTGACGGTATCCTATCAGGATGAAGTCAATTTTAATGCAGAATTTCGTGATTTAAGCGATAACTTAAACGATGAACGTCTGATGAAAGCTTTCAGCAGATTATTAAATTATATCCAAAGTACACAAAAACGCTCTCTGGACCACCTGCAGCCGGCAGAAGTGATTGAATTAAAACAATATATGAGCCTGGATATGTATTCCAAACGTAATTTAGAGCTGACAGAGACAATTATGAAAAAGTCTAAGCGCGGCAGTCTGCTGTGGGTGCTTGATAAGACGGTGACAGCGATGGGAGCAAGAATGCTGAAAAAATGGCTGGAACGCCCGTTATTGAATCAAGTTACTATTAACCGCCGCCTTGAGGTTGTCGAGACTTTTCTGAACGCTTTTATGGAGCGGGAAAATATACGGGAAAATTTAAAATCCGTCTATGATTTAGAGCGTTTATCCGGAAGAATTGCTTTTGGAAATGTGAATGCGAGAGACCTCGTCCAATTAAAACAGTCTTTGCAGAAAATCCCGGAAATAAAAGAAGCGCTCGGCGAATTGCAAACTGCTGAAGTTGACAAACTGGCAGATGCTTTAATTTACCCGGAAGATACGGTAGAATTACTGGAAAATAGCTTGGTAGAAGATCCTCCGCTTTCTGTCAAAGAAGGGGCCTTAATCAAAGAAGGCTACCATGAAGAGTTGGATAAATATCGCGATGCTTCTAAGAACGGCAAACAATGGATAGCATCGTTAGAGCAGAAAGAACGGGAACAAACCGGGATTAAGTCCCTTAAAATAGGATATAACCGTGTGTTTGGTTATTATATTGAAGTAACAAGGCCGAACCTGCATCTGTTAAAAGATGATCGCTACGAGCGTAAACAGACACTTACGAATGCAGAGCGTTTTATTACGCCGGAGCTCAAAGAAAAAGAGACGCTTATTTTAGAAGCAGATGAAAAAAGTGTGGAGTTGGAGTACGATTTATTTATTGAAATTAGAGAGCAGATAAAGCAGGAGATTCCATTAATTCAACAGCTTGCACAGATTATCAGTGAAATCGATGTGCTGCAGGGATTTGCAACGGTTAGTGAAGAAAATAATTATAAGCGGCCGACGTTTGAGAAAGGCGTTTTCGCTGTAGAGGGCGGGCGCCATCCGGTAGTTGAACAGGTGATGAAAAACGGTACTTTTGTACCGAATGATGTACATCTGGATCATCATGATCAGATGCTGCTTATTACAGGTCCAAACATGTCCGGTAAGAGTACGTATATGCGTCAAGTGGCTCTGATTGCCATTATGGGGCAGACAGGCTGCTTTATTCCGGCAGAATCAGGAGTACTCCCTGTCTTTGATCAGATTTTTACGAGAATCGGGGCGGCGGATGATTTGGTGTCCGGACAGAGCACCTTTATGGTAGAGATGCTGGAAGCAAGACATGCCCTCCGGAATGCAACAGCGGACAGCCTGATTTTATTAGATGAAATTGGACGCGGTACAAGTACGTATGACGGCATGGCTTTAGCGCAGGCGATTGTAGAGTATATTCATCATCATATTCATGCAAAAACGCTGTTTTCTACCCACTATCATGAGTTGACAGCGTTGGAAGATACCTTAGAGCATTTAAAAAATATCCATGTCCGTGCAGAAGAACATGAAGGAAATGTTGTATTCCTCCATCAGATTAAAGAAGGAGCAGCAGATCAGAGTTACGGGATTCATGTAGCTAAATTAGCAGATTTGCCGGATGAATTAATCAGCCGCGCTTCTGTTATTCTCGAGGGCTTTGAAAACAACGGCGTAAAAGAAGGAACACAAGAAGAATCGAAAGAAACAGCAGTAACGATTGAACCGGAAGATGCACAGTCTGACCAATTATCCTTTTTTGTAGAAGAGGATAATAAGCCGCGTAAACCGGAGAAGTTCAATCACAAAGAAAGCAAAACATTAGAAGAGCTCCAAAATTTGAATATATTGGAAATGAATCCGTTAGAGGCTATGAATGAATTATATCGCCTGCAGAAGAAATTAAAGTAA
- a CDS encoding outer spore coat protein CotE yields the protein MTFLDKEYREIITKAVCGKGRKFTKDTHTITPSHRPTSILGCWVINHLYHAKKKSEDTVIISGSYDINVWYSYNDNTKTEVITERVEYTDVVPLSVKDDNCINDEYDIIAKVLQQPNCLECMISDKGKSISVDIEREFVVQIIGETKICVKVKPNWQSDDEEDDFMWDYEMTDDEAEDIKPDFIHHNHKD from the coding sequence ATGACTTTTCTTGATAAAGAATATAGAGAAATCATTACGAAAGCAGTATGTGGTAAAGGCAGAAAATTTACAAAAGACACCCATACGATAACTCCGAGCCATCGTCCGACAAGTATTCTTGGGTGCTGGGTAATTAATCATCTGTACCACGCAAAGAAGAAGTCTGAGGATACTGTCATTATCAGTGGCAGTTATGATATTAACGTATGGTATTCTTACAACGATAATACAAAGACAGAGGTTATCACAGAAAGGGTGGAGTATACAGATGTCGTTCCTTTATCTGTAAAAGACGATAATTGTATTAATGATGAATATGATATTATCGCAAAAGTACTTCAGCAGCCTAATTGCTTAGAGTGTATGATTTCAGATAAGGGCAAAAGTATTTCGGTTGATATCGAGCGTGAATTTGTTGTGCAAATCATTGGAGAAACGAAAATTTGTGTGAAAGTAAAGCCGAATTGGCAGAGTGACGATGAAGAAGATGATTTTATGTGGGATTATGAAATGACGGATGATGAAGCAGAAGATATCAAACCGGACTTTATCCATCACAATCACAAAGATTAA
- a CDS encoding RicAFT regulatory complex protein RicA family protein — translation MAMYERKEVLDEARKLAAMLGSTEEIERFKQVEAKLNANQKVQNLIQKIKTLQKQAVNFQAYEKKEALQRIEQEIDKLQNEIDEIPVVQEFKESQIVVNDVLQLVSKTISRTVTNDIIESTGGDVLKGETGSQTKNSSSCAN, via the coding sequence ATGGCGATGTATGAACGAAAAGAAGTACTTGATGAAGCCAGAAAGTTAGCGGCGATGCTTGGAAGCACGGAAGAAATCGAACGTTTTAAACAAGTAGAAGCTAAATTAAATGCGAATCAAAAGGTGCAGAATCTGATTCAAAAAATAAAAACCTTGCAGAAACAGGCAGTTAACTTTCAAGCCTACGAAAAGAAGGAAGCTTTGCAGCGTATTGAACAAGAAATTGATAAATTACAAAATGAAATCGATGAAATTCCTGTAGTGCAGGAGTTTAAAGAATCACAAATTGTGGTGAATGATGTTCTGCAGCTGGTTTCCAAAACCATATCCCGTACGGTTACAAACGATATTATTGAATCCACAGGCGGCGATGTGCTAAAAGGAGAAACAGGATCGCAGACAAAAAATAGTTCCAGCTGTGCGAACTAA
- the miaB gene encoding tRNA (N6-isopentenyl adenosine(37)-C2)-methylthiotransferase MiaB: MNEEQRKQQAQIRNEETNIERIKNTSSEEFIAKYFQMEYEPQSPDIKKARKRRKEDIQFHYDFSIPEDMQRIGEGKKYLIRTYGCQMNEHDTEVMAGILSEMGYESTNVTEEADIILLNTCAIRENAENKVFGEIGHLKPLKLENPDLIIGVCGCMSQEESVVNRILEKHQHIDLIFGTHNIHRLPHLVKEALFGKEMIVEVWSKEGDIIENLPKARKGKTKAWVNIMYGCDKFCTYCIVPMTRGKERSRRPQDIIQEVRHLVAQGYKEVTFLGQNVNAYGKDFDDIEYGLGDLMDDVHKIDIPRVRFTTSHPRDFDDRLIEVLAQGGNLLDHIHLPVQSGSSEILKKMNRKYTREDYLELVRKIRKAMPNATLTTDIIVGFPNETEEQFEETMTLVEEVGFEAAYTFIYSPREGTPAARKQDDVPEEVKKQRLYRLNELVNKQSAASMQTYQGETVKVLVEGESKKDPDVLAGYTERNKLVNFKGPKSAIGHIVEVEITETKTWSLNGVMVENKVEVK, from the coding sequence ATGAATGAAGAACAACGAAAACAACAGGCCCAGATTCGTAACGAAGAAACAAATATAGAACGCATTAAAAATACATCCAGTGAGGAATTTATCGCTAAATATTTTCAAATGGAATATGAACCGCAATCTCCTGATATAAAGAAAGCGAGAAAGCGCCGTAAGGAAGACATTCAATTTCATTATGATTTCTCTATCCCGGAAGATATGCAACGAATCGGCGAGGGGAAAAAGTATTTAATCCGTACTTACGGATGTCAGATGAATGAGCACGATACGGAAGTCATGGCTGGTATTTTATCAGAAATGGGTTATGAATCCACGAATGTGACCGAAGAAGCGGACATCATCCTGTTGAATACATGTGCCATACGTGAAAATGCGGAGAATAAAGTATTCGGTGAAATCGGCCATTTAAAACCGTTAAAATTAGAAAATCCGGATCTGATTATTGGTGTATGCGGATGTATGTCACAGGAGGAGTCCGTTGTTAACCGGATTCTGGAAAAGCATCAGCACATTGACTTGATATTTGGAACGCATAATATCCATCGCTTGCCACACCTGGTGAAAGAAGCATTGTTTGGCAAAGAAATGATTGTGGAAGTGTGGTCTAAAGAAGGCGACATTATTGAGAATCTGCCTAAAGCACGTAAAGGCAAAACAAAAGCATGGGTAAACATTATGTACGGCTGTGATAAATTCTGTACGTACTGTATAGTGCCGATGACGCGCGGTAAAGAACGCAGCCGACGTCCGCAGGATATTATTCAGGAAGTCCGTCATCTTGTCGCACAAGGGTACAAAGAAGTCACATTCCTTGGTCAAAATGTAAATGCCTATGGAAAAGACTTTGATGATATCGAATATGGTTTAGGTGATTTAATGGATGATGTCCATAAAATTGATATCCCGCGTGTCCGGTTTACAACATCCCATCCACGTGACTTTGATGATCGTCTGATTGAAGTGCTGGCCCAAGGCGGAAATCTTCTTGATCATATTCATCTGCCGGTTCAGTCTGGAAGCAGTGAAATATTGAAGAAAATGAACCGTAAATATACTCGGGAAGATTATTTAGAATTAGTAAGAAAAATTCGTAAAGCCATGCCAAATGCAACATTGACAACAGATATTATTGTTGGTTTCCCGAACGAAACAGAAGAGCAGTTTGAAGAAACAATGACATTGGTTGAAGAAGTTGGTTTTGAAGCTGCTTACACCTTTATTTATTCCCCGCGGGAAGGAACACCGGCTGCAAGAAAGCAGGATGACGTTCCTGAAGAAGTGAAAAAACAACGCTTATATCGTTTAAATGAACTGGTTAATAAGCAATCTGCAGCGTCAATGCAGACTTATCAAGGTGAAACTGTGAAGGTTCTGGTAGAAGGGGAAAGTAAGAAAGACCCGGATGTACTTGCCGGTTATACGGAAAGAAACAAATTAGTAAACTTTAAAGGACCTAAATCGGCGATTGGCCACATTGTGGAAGTAGAAATTACAGAGACAAAAACATGGTCACTAAACGGTGTTATGGTCGAAAATAAAGTTGAGGTGAAATAA
- a CDS encoding stage V sporulation protein S produces MEVLKVSAKSNPNSVAGALANVLRERGTAEIQAIGAGALNQSVKAVAIARGFVAPSGVDLICIPAFTDILIDDEERTAIKLIIEPR; encoded by the coding sequence ATGGAAGTTTTAAAAGTTTCAGCAAAATCTAATCCAAACTCAGTGGCAGGAGCTTTGGCAAATGTACTTAGGGAGCGGGGTACGGCTGAAATTCAGGCAATCGGTGCAGGAGCACTGAATCAATCCGTCAAAGCAGTTGCTATCGCTCGCGGTTTTGTAGCACCAAGTGGAGTCGATTTAATCTGTATACCGGCATTTACAGATATTTTAATTGATGATGAGGAACGTACGGCAATTAAGCTAATTATTGAACCCCGATAA
- a CDS encoding TIGR00282 family metallophosphoesterase, with translation MKILFIGDVVGSPGRDMVSDYLPKLKEKYKPNLTIINGENAAAGKGITEKIYKQFLQAGAQVITMGNHTWDKKEIFEFIDQAPAMIRPANFPENNPGKGITYTNINGKEAAVINLQGRTFLPPIDDPFGKADQLLEEAKKRTNTIFVDFHGEATSEKQALGWYLDGRVTAVVGTHTHTQTADERILPEGTAYISDVGMTGPYDAILGVEKESVIKRFQTSLPVRFEIEKKGRTQLNGVFISTDDSTGKAVAIERILINDDHPFFV, from the coding sequence ATGAAAATTTTATTTATTGGTGATGTTGTAGGTTCTCCGGGAAGAGATATGGTTTCAGATTACCTGCCGAAATTAAAAGAAAAATATAAGCCGAATCTAACGATTATTAATGGAGAAAATGCAGCTGCCGGAAAAGGAATTACGGAAAAAATTTATAAACAATTTTTACAAGCCGGAGCACAGGTTATTACGATGGGCAATCATACCTGGGATAAGAAAGAAATTTTTGAGTTTATTGATCAGGCACCTGCGATGATTCGTCCGGCAAATTTCCCGGAGAATAATCCTGGTAAAGGCATAACCTACACAAATATTAATGGAAAAGAAGCAGCCGTGATTAATCTGCAAGGGAGAACCTTCCTTCCGCCGATTGATGATCCATTTGGAAAAGCAGATCAATTACTGGAGGAAGCGAAGAAACGAACCAATACGATTTTTGTTGATTTTCATGGGGAAGCAACAAGTGAGAAACAAGCTCTCGGCTGGTATTTAGACGGAAGAGTAACAGCTGTTGTCGGAACGCATACACATACGCAAACGGCAGACGAAAGAATATTGCCTGAAGGTACTGCATATATATCAGATGTGGGGATGACAGGACCGTATGATGCAATATTAGGTGTGGAGAAGGAGTCCGTTATTAAAAGATTCCAAACTTCTCTTCCAGTACGTTTTGAAATTGAAAAAAAGGGAAGAACACAACTAAATGGAGTATTCATTAGTACGGACGATTCGACTGGAAAAGCAGTAGCCATTGAAAGGATTCTTATTAATGATGATCACCCCTTCTTTGTGTAA
- the rny gene encoding ribonuclease Y, whose translation MNTVVIIISILLALVVVFVVGYLVRKSIAEAKISSAETLAKQIVDEAHRNADTAKKEALLEAKDENHKLRTQAEEEIRERRAEAQKQENRLMQKEENLDRKGETLDKREVLLEQKEQTIVEQQQQIEEMKSKVEAMKDEQQAELERISGYTTEQARQVILERIEKEVQHESAIMIKEAENRANEEADKKAKDILSLALQRCAADHVAETTVSVVNLPNDEMKGRIIGREGRNIRTLETLTGIDLIIDDTPEAVILSGFDPIRREIARMALERLVQDGRIHPARIEEMVEKSRRDVDEYIREVGEETTFEVGVHGLHPDLVKILGRLKYRTSYGQNVLKHSTEVAYLSGLLAAELGEDIHLARRAGLLHDIGKAIDHEVEGSHVEIGKELAMKYNEHEVVVNAIASHHGDEEATSVISVLVAAADALSAARPGARSETLENYIKRLEKLEEISESFEGVEKSFAIQAGREIRIMVRPDDIDDMESSRIARDIRKRIEGELDYPGHIKITVIRETRAVEYAK comes from the coding sequence ATGAATACTGTGGTTATTATCATCTCCATTTTGCTTGCTTTAGTCGTCGTATTTGTTGTTGGTTATCTCGTACGTAAATCTATTGCAGAAGCTAAAATTTCTAGTGCGGAAACATTAGCGAAACAAATTGTGGACGAAGCACACAGAAATGCAGATACTGCTAAGAAAGAGGCGCTTCTGGAAGCAAAAGATGAGAATCATAAACTTCGGACCCAAGCCGAAGAAGAGATTCGTGAGCGTCGTGCGGAAGCTCAAAAACAAGAAAATCGTCTGATGCAAAAAGAAGAAAATCTGGACAGAAAAGGTGAAACATTAGACAAACGTGAAGTTCTGCTCGAACAAAAGGAACAAACGATAGTGGAACAACAACAACAAATTGAAGAAATGAAAAGCAAAGTGGAAGCTATGAAAGACGAGCAGCAAGCTGAGCTTGAGCGCATTTCAGGATATACAACCGAACAGGCGAGACAAGTTATTTTAGAGCGCATTGAAAAAGAAGTCCAGCATGAATCAGCTATTATGATTAAAGAAGCTGAAAATCGTGCAAATGAAGAAGCGGATAAGAAAGCGAAAGATATCTTGTCGCTTGCACTTCAAAGATGCGCAGCTGATCACGTTGCTGAAACAACGGTCTCTGTTGTGAATTTGCCAAATGATGAGATGAAAGGCCGTATTATCGGGAGAGAAGGACGAAATATCCGCACATTAGAAACGTTAACGGGAATTGATTTAATTATTGATGATACACCGGAAGCGGTTATATTATCCGGTTTTGATCCGATACGGCGTGAAATCGCACGCATGGCATTAGAAAGACTTGTACAGGATGGCAGAATTCACCCTGCACGTATTGAAGAGATGGTTGAAAAATCCAGACGTGATGTTGACGAGTATATACGTGAAGTGGGTGAGGAAACAACATTTGAAGTTGGAGTCCACGGGTTACATCCGGATCTTGTAAAGATTCTGGGTCGTTTAAAATATCGTACAAGTTACGGTCAAAATGTCTTGAAGCACTCAACCGAAGTTGCTTACTTGTCAGGACTGCTGGCAGCAGAATTAGGTGAAGATATTCATTTGGCCAGAAGAGCCGGCCTTCTCCATGATATCGGAAAAGCGATTGATCATGAAGTAGAAGGAAGTCACGTTGAAATCGGAAAAGAACTGGCAATGAAATACAATGAACATGAAGTTGTTGTTAATGCGATTGCTTCCCACCACGGAGATGAAGAGGCAACCTCTGTTATATCTGTGTTAGTTGCAGCTGCAGATGCACTTTCTGCCGCCAGACCGGGAGCTCGAAGTGAAACCCTTGAAAATTACATCAAGCGTTTAGAAAAACTGGAAGAGATATCTGAGTCGTTTGAAGGCGTAGAGAAGTCATTTGCCATTCAAGCCGGCCGTGAAATCCGTATCATGGTTCGTCCTGATGATATTGATGACATGGAATCATCGAGAATTGCTCGTGATATCAGAAAACGTATTGAAGGGGAGCTTGACTACCCTGGACATATTAAAATTACGGTTATTCGGGAAACAAGAGCAGTTGAATACGCGAAATAA
- a CDS encoding dihydropteridine reductase — MKIYWTKINKIIEEAPEVKTYLLDCPEGFTWEEGAHTHFAFEGFNAGDKPNRSLIRHMSISTLPHENSIGITTRIREQCSEFKSILRNMEVGHEVAIFKTHSNVPLKREDRNVYLLSSGVGLATFRPLVLEYLERTDNVNQIHSLNIDSSRDFLFTPIFESAPDKKFTSQFVDNRKDYYEEVKNFAADKNGLFYIVGSDEFLTQNIEVLREQGVKPEQIMLDKHEQQLPAFLSFDLSS, encoded by the coding sequence ATGAAAATATACTGGACTAAAATAAATAAGATTATTGAGGAAGCCCCTGAGGTGAAAACATACTTGCTCGACTGTCCGGAAGGCTTCACATGGGAAGAAGGTGCCCATACTCACTTTGCATTTGAAGGTTTCAATGCCGGAGATAAACCAAACCGCAGTCTGATTCGGCATATGTCCATTTCCACTTTGCCGCATGAAAATTCAATCGGTATCACAACCCGGATTAGAGAGCAGTGCTCGGAATTTAAATCTATTTTAAGAAATATGGAAGTCGGTCATGAAGTGGCTATATTTAAAACACATTCGAATGTGCCGCTTAAAAGAGAAGACAGAAATGTGTATCTGCTGTCCTCGGGAGTTGGCCTGGCAACGTTCAGACCACTTGTGCTTGAGTATTTGGAACGTACTGATAACGTCAATCAGATTCATTCACTGAACATTGATTCATCCAGAGATTTCTTATTTACGCCTATTTTTGAATCTGCACCTGATAAAAAGTTCACATCACAGTTTGTTGATAACCGTAAAGACTACTATGAAGAAGTGAAAAATTTTGCCGCAGACAAAAATGGACTCTTCTATATTGTTGGTAGTGACGAATTCCTCACACAGAATATTGAAGTGTTGCGTGAGCAGGGCGTTAAGCCGGAACAAATTATGCTCGATAAACATGAACAGCAATTACCTGCATTTTTATCATTTGACTTGTCAAGTTAA
- a CDS encoding IS110 family transposase, with product MTSPLFVGIDVSSKHNVVCCLTRDEVKRPLSRFTITNNRPGIQELKDRISKLVKKHGFEQVLFGLEHTGSYSTHTAIYLQQHLDFGVSDKLVYALNPSLIKEFKKANFLDAPKNDRVDAWYIAAKLRAGNLPHPYTWSEPQMALQRLTRARYHLMQDLTRESNFLLTNLYLKFSDYTIAGPFKQNTLGVTSMAVMEEFTSVEELVDISLDELITFLVHHGKNRFDDPEAVARSLKKAARSSYRLSDSMADSVNLAMASSIRVIRAIQQELKVLKKAIMDHLETIPQTLDTVPGIGPIFASGILAEVDIHQFQKQQQLAKFGGIAWNQSQSGDFTANRTRLIQSGNRYLKYYLFEAANSVRVHDPVFAQYYAKKREEPKEFANKRALALTARKLVRLIFYLLKNNQIYHPEGGMPQNHK from the coding sequence ATGACTTCTCCCTTGTTCGTCGGAATTGACGTAAGCAGTAAGCATAACGTCGTCTGTTGCTTAACCCGGGACGAAGTGAAACGGCCTCTGAGCCGATTTACCATTACCAACAATCGTCCCGGCATTCAAGAATTGAAAGACCGTATTTCCAAACTCGTCAAAAAACATGGGTTTGAACAGGTTTTATTCGGTCTGGAACACACCGGAAGCTATTCGACGCACACGGCTATCTATTTGCAGCAGCACCTGGACTTTGGCGTATCAGATAAATTGGTTTACGCATTGAATCCTAGCCTTATCAAAGAATTCAAAAAAGCGAATTTTCTCGATGCTCCCAAAAACGACCGGGTGGATGCCTGGTATATTGCCGCAAAACTTCGTGCAGGTAATTTACCGCATCCTTATACGTGGAGCGAGCCACAAATGGCTCTACAGCGACTGACACGTGCACGATATCATTTGATGCAGGATTTAACACGGGAGAGCAACTTTCTCCTGACAAACCTGTATTTAAAGTTCAGCGACTATACCATCGCTGGACCGTTTAAACAAAACACGCTCGGCGTAACGTCCATGGCCGTCATGGAAGAGTTTACTTCCGTTGAAGAACTCGTTGATATCTCATTGGACGAGCTCATTACCTTTTTGGTGCACCATGGAAAAAATCGATTCGATGATCCCGAAGCCGTTGCCCGTTCCTTAAAAAAGGCAGCACGGTCTTCTTATCGGCTATCTGACTCCATGGCAGATTCGGTCAACTTAGCGATGGCATCCAGTATCCGGGTTATTCGCGCTATTCAGCAGGAATTAAAGGTCTTGAAAAAAGCCATTATGGATCATTTAGAAACCATCCCACAAACGCTGGATACAGTCCCGGGAATTGGTCCGATTTTCGCTTCTGGTATCCTGGCCGAAGTAGACATTCATCAATTCCAAAAACAGCAGCAGCTGGCTAAATTCGGCGGAATTGCCTGGAACCAGTCGCAATCCGGTGATTTTACTGCCAATCGAACCCGGCTGATTCAATCGGGGAACCGCTATCTCAAGTACTACCTCTTTGAGGCCGCAAACAGTGTTCGGGTGCATGACCCTGTTTTTGCCCAGTACTATGCGAAAAAGCGGGAAGAACCAAAAGAATTTGCCAACAAACGTGCCCTTGCGCTTACAGCTCGAAAACTTGTGCGGTTGATCTTTTATCTGCTGAAGAACAACCAAATTTATCATCCAGAAGGAGGGATGCCACAAAATCATAAATAG